AATCAAAGTCAAGCCATAGCATTGGTTATTTTCAGACGGCTCTTGCCGTGTTTCCGCTTTTACCGCAAAATATACTCGTGATTGCTGAGCGATGCGGGGTCATCATCCATTTCCAACGGTCGCAATCTAAACTGAAAATTGTACTCTTGCGGTTCAACCAAATACTCTGTATGCGGACGCGCCCCCCAGGAGTCATCACCGCCGACACCCATTTGTATATGGTCAATGTTCACACAAATTCCGCCTTCTTTTTGCACTTGATGCACATGCAAATCTCCGCGCTGTTTGCGGGTCAGTTCCTGCAACGAGTACTCGGACACGGTGGCTTCCATCATGGGCAACCCGACAATTAAAAGACCGAGGCCATCCTGATTTGTCAATGTCAGCCACCTGACATCGGTGCGGTTTCCATTCTCCTGCGGACTGGGATATAAAAAATAAAAATCATCAACCGGCATCGAATAAACGCCGACCATGCTCCCGGAATTTCGATCCCTGTAATTTTCATGCGGACCCGTTCCGTAATATTCAACATTTCTATATTCCGCAGGCAACTGAAAACGGACACCAACCCTGGGCATCAACGGCAAATCAGCCGAGCCCGGAGTGAAAGCATTGCTCACAATAATATCACCGGTTCCGAGCACATGATAAATCAGTTTAAAGGTTCCGGCAGCATTGGGCAGCCCGATAATCACAGATAAAGTCTGCCTGTCCCGGACAAATCCACTGTATTTTGCTGTCTGTAAGCCTGTAATCAAAACTGGCCTGTTTCCATATATCGCATTTTTCAGGCATGTTCCAGCCAAAATCATTGTCAATCGGAGCACGCCAGAATGTGGGTTCCAGAGAGGATTGGATTAATTCATTCCCATGCAGATTATAGGAATACAACGATCCTTTACTTTTCAGGAACCTCACTTCAAAGCCATTTCCCCTCACATTGACCGTATCACCGCGACTGCTCACTTTGAGTTCGGGAAGCGACAGGGCATGCGTGGATTCCATGGCCTGTTCAAACGGCAATTTGATCTGATCCACAGCAACAATATGACCCGCCGGGAGCAATTCAGTTGATTTCGAAATAGCTGTGCTGAAGGTCAGAAAATACTCCATTCCAGGCTCCGGATTGACGGCCGGGAGGTCTAATTTGAATTCTTTGGTTTCGTGCGGGTCAACATCCGGCTTTAGCACAAATCCCGTTGCGATTGAGGCGCCATCCGCGCGCAGATCCCACTTTATCTGATAGTCGTCAAGATTTCGGAAATCATGCTCATTTTTAATACTGATCAGACCTTCTTCCAGATCCACAAGATCAATGTGCACCGGTTGATAACAGTGCTTGACCTCCCACAATGCCGGATGAACTTCTCGGTCCGGACTGACCAGACCGTTCATACAAAAATTTGCATCACCGGGCGTCGAACCATCACCAAAATCACCGCCCCAGGCCCAGTACTTTGTGCCGTTTGAATCCCGTTGTGCAATACCCTGGTCCACCCAGTCCCAGATAAATCCGCCCTGCAAAGCATCAAACGTACGTATTGTATCCCAGTATTTTTTCAGATTGCCATTGCTGTTTCCCATGGCATGTGAATATTCACATAGTATCAGCGGACGGTCTGCAGCGTTTTCACTTTTAGCATACTGTACAATATCATTAATTGTGGCATACATTGGACACACAATATCTGTGTGTTCCTTTTCTTCCGCTCGCTCGTACTGAACCGGACGTGTCCG
This genomic window from candidate division KSB1 bacterium contains:
- a CDS encoding beta-galactosidase small subunit; the encoded protein is MIIGLPNAAGTFKLIYHVLGTGDIIVSNAFTPGSADLPLMPRVGVRFQLPAEYRNVEYYGTGPHENYRDRNSGSMVGVYSMPVDDFYFLYPSPQENGNRTDVRWLTLTNQDGLGLLIVGLPMMEATVSEYSLQELTRKQRGDLHVHQVQKEGGICVNIDHIQMGVGGDDSWGARPHTEYLVEPQEYNFQFRLRPLEMDDDPASLSNHEYILR